The segment TGACCATCCTCAAGGACGGCTGCTACCTAAGCCAAGCACTCTCTTCGGCCGACGTCCTGGCCACCCTGTACACGCGCATCCTTCGGCTCGCCCCGCTCGATGGACCACTACCTTCCGAGCCCTTCACCGGCGTTCCGGGCACCCCGAACCGTTCACCTTCCGGTGGCCGCTTCCACGGCGCGCACTTCCCTGACGGGGATCGGTTCCTTATCTCTCCGGCCCACTATGCTGTCGCGATCTATGCGGCGCTTGAGGCGGTGGGCCGCCTCGAGCCGGGTGCATTGGAGAGCTTCAACACCGATGGCAGCACCTTGGAGATGATCGGGGCCGAGCATTCCCCCGGCTTCGAGCTGACCACGGGTTCCTTCGGGCAGGCGCTCAGCCAGTCCGCCGGGATTGCATTCGCCCGCCGCCTGCGGGGGGAGACCGGCCGGACGGCCGTATTTCTCTCCGACGGCGAGCTGGAAGAGGGCCAGACGTGGGAAGGGGTGCAGGCGGCGGCGTTCTATCGCTTGGATTCCCTTATGCTGTTTGTCGATGTGAACGGGCAGCAGGTCGACGGTTTCACCAAGGACGTGATGAACGTCGAGCCCATCGATTTCCGCTTCGCCGCGTTCGGCTGGGATGTCCGCGTGGTGGACGGGCACGACGTGGTGGCGATCGCTGAGGCAGTCGAGGCCAAGGTCGCTGACGGCCGTCCCCTAGTCGTTTTGGCCTACACCGATTCCGCACGCGGAATGCCGTACCTCAACGCAAACAAACCCCACTTGCACTATGTGCGAGCCAAGACCGACGCGGACCGCGAAGCGTTCGAGCAGGCCCTCGCCGAACTGAAAGGCATCCTCGCATGATCGAGACACAAGTCCACTCCCGCAACATCGTTGCATGGGCCGCCGACAAGCCCGAAGTCGTCGTCCTTTCAGGAGATCTGACCGGATCCACCGAGATTGCTGCGTTCAAGGCGGCCTACCCCGACAGGTTCTTCAGTCTCGGCATGGCCGAGCAGAACATGCTCAGCTGGGCCGGCGGCATGGCACGCGAAGGATTCGTCCCCTATCTGCACACCTTTTCAGTGTTCCTCGTCCGCCGCCCCTACGACCAGGTCGCCATGTCCGTCGCGTACCCCAACCTCCCGGTAAAACTGGTCGGGTTCCTGCCCGGCATCATGACCCCCGGCGGTGTCTCGCACCAGGCCATCGAAGACATCTCGCTCATGCGCGGACTGCCGAACATGACCGTACTGGAGGTCGGGGACGCGGCCGATGTCGAGTCCGTGCTCGACGTGGCACACGGGGTGAACGGTCCCGTCTACATCCGGATGCTGAGGGGTGCCCTCCCGCGGCTTTTCGATAGCCCAATGGAACTGGACCGCATTCGCCATCTTGCCGACGGGGAGGAGGTCACCCTCTTCTCCAGCGGCATCTGCACCGAAGAAGCCATCCGGGCCCGGCAGGCCCTCGAGGCCGCCGGGGTCACGGTGACCCACCGTCACGTGAGTACCCACAAGCCGTTCACCGACCCCGCAATCGCGGACGCCATCCGCGCCGCGAAGACACTCGTGGTCACGGTCGAGAACCACAACATCATCGGCGGACTAGGGACCGAGGTCGCCGAGCGCATGGCCGAGATCGGCGCTGGGGTCCCCCTCCTGCGGATCGGGATACCCGATACCTTCGCCCATGGTGCCTCGGCCGCATATCTGATGGACAAGTACGACCTCACCGCACGACGGATTGTGGAACGCATCGCGGCCACCCTCGGCCTGGAGGTCCCGATCCCGAGCGACATCGGGAACACCGACGTGACAATCGACGTCGGCGCCGAGCAACTCGAAGCACTTTAGGGAGAAGCCATGCTCGAAGAACTCAAAGAAGAAGTGTGCCAGGCCAACCTGGACCTTCTCGCCCACGGCCTCGTGGTCGGCACCTCCGGCAATGTCAGCGGCAGAGATGACGAAAGCGGTCTGGTCGTCATCAAGCCCTCCGGGGTCGCGTTCGACGTCCTGCGTCCCGAGCACATGAGCGTTGTCGACCTGCACGGCACTCCCGTCGAGGGCCCATACAGGCCGTCGGTCGACACCGTTTCGCACGTGTATGTCTACCGGGAGAGGGCAGACATCAACGGTGTCGTGCACACCCACTCTCCGTACGCGACCTCCTTTGCCCTTCGGGGAGAACCGATCCCCGTATTCACCACCACACACGCGGCGCTGTTTGGCGGTCCGATCCCGATTTCTGGCTACGCCGTCATCGGAGAAGAGGAGATCGGCCGCGAAATTGTCGCCCATGTGGGCGTCGGCACCGCTGTGCTGATGCGTTCACACGGTGTATTCACCATTGGCGCCGACCCGCAACGAGCCCTGCGCTCCGCTCTCTACACGGAGGAATGCGCCGAAGCCGCCCACCTCGCGATCCTGCGCGGATATGTTGAACCGTTGCCGCCGCAGGTAGTTCAGGCCTCCCGGGACTGGTACCTGACCGGGTACGGGCAGCGGCCGATCGGCGCCGGATCATGATCGAACGGCATGGCGTCCGCAACCGGTGGGGCATCTACGAGAAGGCGCTGCCACCTGGTACTCCGAGCGTGGTCGCCGCCCACGCTGCCCGCGCTGGGTACGACTTCATCGAACTTGCCATTGACGAATCTTTCGAACGGCTCGCCCGGCTCGACTGGACCGCCGATGAACGTGCCGAGGTGCGCCGAGCAGTTAAGGAAGCGGGTGCATCGATTGACACACTCACGCTCAGCGCCCATCGGCGCTACCCCTGGGGAAGCGCGGACCCTGCGGTCCGATCGCGGGCCGCAGCCCTTGCCCGGGACACCATCGATCTCACGGCCGATCTCGGCGCTGGATGCGTCCAAATCGCCGGCTACTTCACGTTCTACGAACCCACCACCCGGCCCGCCCGGGGGTGGTTCCTCGACGGCCTCGCAGCAGCAGCCGACTACGCCGCCGCACGTAACGTGATCCTCGCATTGGAAAACATGGACGGAACCGACGTTCTGAGTGTCGACGACGCACTCTCGGTCATCGCCGAAGTGCCCGCTGTGCGGCTCTACGTCGACGTTGGAAACCTCGCCGGTAACCAGCTACCCGTGCTCGAACAGCTCGCCACAGCACTTCCCTACGCGCACGCGATTCAGCTCAAAGATGCACGTCCCGGCGAATTCCGGCGCGTACCTTTCGGTAAAGGCTCCGTTCCCTTCGTCGACATCCTCACCTTCCTCCAGAACGTCGGCTACACGGGTCCGCTATCCGTGGAGATGTGGAATGACGACGGGAGCCCGACCCTTGCCACGGACGCAGCACACTGGTTCCGCCGTATTATCGATAGCGAAACCCGGCCAGCCGAACCCGATACAGGATGCACGTGCGGTCCTGCGCATCTGTAGTTTCCCGCCGCGGCACGACGACGCAATTAGTCCCTAGGGGCGATGTTCGCCAAGGGCCACCTGACTGCAAGGCCTGGTTCCCCTTGCTCCGCATAGGGGCAAGCACTCTGGATAACGAACGAACCGGGGCGGACCATGCAGGAGGGTACCCACGCCGTCCGCGTCAGGGGCATCCGCGGTATCCGAATACCGTCCGCACTGTGCCATGGGAGTAAGGAATCATGATCAAGCAAGAAGCGCCCGATCATCTCGTCGTAGCCGTTCAGACTCGAAAGGAACTAGACGCGGCCCTTGATAGGGTGGTGGGCCTCTTGAAACCCGCAGCTTTGACCAAAGGGGTTGGCATTTCGATAACGAGGCTCGCCCCTGGCCGCTACGAAGCCTGTCTTAACAGCAGTGTTCCACCAGGTACGACTACGGAGAGCTGGGGCGCCCGTAATGAACCACGGTAGCGGCGGCCCACCCGGTGACTGCTGACTGTCGGATTCCTTGCCATCAGCGCGGGGTCCTTCCTCGCCTCGCACAACCAGGTAACGAACCGCGACACGGGCATGTTCGTCCTCTCCTCGCTGCTGCGCGATTTCGGGTTCGCCCTCGGACCCGTGATCGTCGGCGCGATCGCACTGAGCAGCGCGGGAAGCCAGCTCATTCCGGTCCTGCAGTCCTCAGGACTTCCGGTGGACCAACTCGACCCCGCTCTTGGCATCGCCAAAGCCGGCGGACCGATTGCCCTCAACAGCCTGCCCGAAGGGGTTCGCGGTTCGGCAGCCCACGACTTCGCCATGCAGGCGCTCGGCAGCGGATTCCAACTGGCCTACGTTGTGGTTGCCATGGCAGCCTTGGCAGCCGCACTGATCAGCATCTTTGGCCTGCATGCGGTCCGAGACGCCGAGGATCCTGAGGTTGCGGTCCCCGAAATGGCCTAAAAATTAACACGGTCGAAGCTCTGGTGAGTCCTGCCAGCTGCCGGTTTCACCGACGGAACAGACAACACTCAGCCGGAGAAACTCAAGATCGAGCTTCCCCGGGCGCCCCGCAGCTTCACCGCCGGCGACGAAGCGGTACGCCTGCTCTTTGATCCCTCGGGGCTGGCCGAGGTGGATCGAATCGAAGCGATCATGGCAAAGGGAACTTCTGCTTAGGGGTCGATCCGGCGCACTTCGATGGGCCACAGCCGGGCTTCTCCGAGCTTGCCCGCAATTTCCACGGCGCGGTCGGTGTCCACGCAATCCACGATGTAGTAGCCGGCCACGATTTCCTTGGTCTCGAGGAACGGGCCGTCGGTCACGGTGTGCCCGTTGCCGTTGTTGGTGACGAATTTGGCTTCTTCGCCCAGTTCGTGGGCTTCCACGAATTCTCCGGAGGCCCTGAGTTCCTTTTGCAACGAGGCGTGAGCTTGCATAATCTGGTCGATTTCGGATGCGGGGAGCGCGTTCCAGGTGTCAACGTTGTTGGGGATCATCAGTAGGTGTTTCATTTTTCTCCTTCGTTTCTGCGAGCGTCTCTGCGAGTCGTCTGCCGAGGTAGCGGCGTTCCACCTCGGATGGTGCGAGTTCCCGGGCCCGCCGGTATTCGTGGCTGGCTTCGGTTTTCCTGCCGAGCCGCCGCAAGAGGTCGGCTTTTGCGGCCGGTAGGAGGTAGTACCCCTCGAGTGCCCGTGATTGGTCCAGTTGCTCGATGAGGGAAAGCCCTGCCTCCGGTCCTTGGGACATCGCGACGGCGACCGCTCGGTTGAGCTCGATGACCGG is part of the Arthrobacter methylotrophus genome and harbors:
- a CDS encoding transketolase family protein; translated protein: MIETQVHSRNIVAWAADKPEVVVLSGDLTGSTEIAAFKAAYPDRFFSLGMAEQNMLSWAGGMAREGFVPYLHTFSVFLVRRPYDQVAMSVAYPNLPVKLVGFLPGIMTPGGVSHQAIEDISLMRGLPNMTVLEVGDAADVESVLDVAHGVNGPVYIRMLRGALPRLFDSPMELDRIRHLADGEEVTLFSSGICTEEAIRARQALEAAGVTVTHRHVSTHKPFTDPAIADAIRAAKTLVVTVENHNIIGGLGTEVAERMAEIGAGVPLLRIGIPDTFAHGASAAYLMDKYDLTARRIVERIAATLGLEVPIPSDIGNTDVTIDVGAEQLEAL
- a CDS encoding L-ribulose-5-phosphate 4-epimerase, with the protein product MLEELKEEVCQANLDLLAHGLVVGTSGNVSGRDDESGLVVIKPSGVAFDVLRPEHMSVVDLHGTPVEGPYRPSVDTVSHVYVYRERADINGVVHTHSPYATSFALRGEPIPVFTTTHAALFGGPIPISGYAVIGEEEIGREIVAHVGVGTAVLMRSHGVFTIGADPQRALRSALYTEECAEAAHLAILRGYVEPLPPQVVQASRDWYLTGYGQRPIGAGS
- a CDS encoding L-ribulose-5-phosphate 3-epimerase, producing the protein MIERHGVRNRWGIYEKALPPGTPSVVAAHAARAGYDFIELAIDESFERLARLDWTADERAEVRRAVKEAGASIDTLTLSAHRRYPWGSADPAVRSRAAALARDTIDLTADLGAGCVQIAGYFTFYEPTTRPARGWFLDGLAAAADYAAARNVILALENMDGTDVLSVDDALSVIAEVPAVRLYVDVGNLAGNQLPVLEQLATALPYAHAIQLKDARPGEFRRVPFGKGSVPFVDILTFLQNVGYTGPLSVEMWNDDGSPTLATDAAHWFRRIIDSETRPAEPDTGCTCGPAHL
- a CDS encoding YciI family protein yields the protein MKHLLMIPNNVDTWNALPASEIDQIMQAHASLQKELRASGEFVEAHELGEEAKFVTNNGNGHTVTDGPFLETKEIVAGYYIVDCVDTDRAVEIAGKLGEARLWPIEVRRIDP